The Ruania halotolerans genome contains the following window.
GCGTGGTGCGGGTGCGTCCGGCTGCTGTGATGGTCGCCCCGGTGAGCGAGGACGAGGTGAGCGGGTGTGAGGGCCAGGTCAAGTGGCTGGAGCCCGCGGCGGGTGGAGTACGGGTGCGGCTGGCCGGGAAGACTGGGGGTCCGGCGCAGGATGACGCAACGGATCACGGCGGCGGAACTGACCTGCTCGCCGACATCGATCCCGCCCAGGTGGACCCTGCCTGGCTGGCTCCGGGAGCGACCGTGCGAGTGAGCCTGGACCCGCAGCGGCTGGCCGTCCGAGCGGTCTGACCGCGTGGAGCCTCGCGCATCGTCCGACCTGGGTGGCGAACCATGACGAGGCGCGCACTGGATCGACGTCGAGCGCGCACGATTGTGGCTATATCTCGCCAGGTGAGCGAGATTGACCGCACTCGCGAAAAGGGAGGAGTCACGCGGTCGTGGGCGGGACAGTGGGTGCCGCCGCAGTTGCGGGTGTGATGGCGGGAAGGCGTACCTCGATGGTGGCGCCGCCGCCGGGCGTGGGGGTCAGCGCCACCGTGCCGCTGTGTGCGCCCACGATGGTGGCCACGATCGCCAGGCCGAGTCCTGAACCGCCGGAGGTGCGGGTGCGGGAGGTGTCCGGCCGGTAGAAGCGTTCGAAGATCCGGTGCGCATCGGCCTCGGGCACCCCAGGGCCGTGGTCGACCACCTCGAGTACGGCGTCACTCCCCTCAACGCGGGTGTGTAACTCCACGGCGGTACCGCTCGGTGTGTGCTGGACGACGTTGCCGATGAGGTTCGTCACCACCTGGCGGAGCCGATCGGCATCGCCGCGGACCAGCACGGGACCGGAGGCGACGAGCGAGGTGGGCCGGCTCGGGTCCAGCGCCCCCAGATCGCCGACGGCATCGTTGGCTATCGCCGTCAGATCCACGTCGGTGATCCGCAGATCACGCCCCTCGTCCAGCCGGGCCAGCGCGAGCAGGTCGTTCACCAGGGAACCCATCCGGATTGCCTCGTTCTCGATCCTGCCCATGGTGCCCGGCAACTCCTCGGCCGGTACCGCACCCATCCGGTACAGCTCGCCGTATCCCCGGATCGATGCCAGCGGGGTGCGCAACTCGTGCGATGCATCGGAGACGAAGCGTCGCATCCGCGCCTCGGAAGCTGCCTGAGCGGCGAAGGAGGTCTCCAGGTTCGCCACCATCGCATTGAAGGACATCCCCAGGCGGCCCACCTCGGTGGTGTCCGGGGCGACAGGGGCGCGGCGGCTGAGATCTCCGGAGGCGACGGCGGCGGCGGTGTCCTCGATGTCTTGCAACCCGCGAAGGGAACGCTGCACGGCGACGTACCCGGCGGCGGCCGCAAGGGTCACCACGCCCAGGCCCACGAGCAGGGTGAACAGCTGCATCCGGGCGAGGGTCGCCGTCACATCGTCCATCGGGAGAGCGACGGCTACGGTGACGGGTGTGTCCTGGCCGACGAACCCGCGCAGCAGCACCATCCGCCACGTCGAGACGCCCTCAACGGATCCGATGGTCTGGGTCTTCCCTGCCAGAGTGTCGAGCTGCTCGTAGGTGACCGACGGGATGTCGGGCACTGCGTCGGTCCCGGTGGTGGCGGGGATGTCCATGAACGTGGAGCCGTCGGCGGCAAGCACGCGCACGTAGTAGGTCGTGACCGGTTGCTCGCGCTCGTCCTGCGGGTCGAACGGCCCACGGTTCTCCAGCAACTGCACGGCGTTGTCGAGATTGTCATCGACCTGGGCGATCAGGGACTGCTTGAGCAGCGTCATCGTCACCACGCCGGTGGCCACGAGTGCCGCCACGAGCAGGGCCACCATGATCAGCACGAGGCGCACCCGCAGCGGCATGCGCGTCAGGACGGTCTCGCGCTGCTGGCCAGGCTCCTGCGCCGGCTGGTCGTGTGCCTCATTGCTCACGGAGTACGTACCCCACGCCGCGTTTGGTGTGGATCAGTGGACCGGTGGCCGCGTCGTCGGTGAACGGGGTGTCGATCTTGCGGCGCAGGTAGGAGATGTAGGACTCCACGATCGCGCCGTCCCCGCCCCAGTTGTACGCCCAGACGTGATCCAGGATCTGTGACTTCGACAGCACGCGCCCGGCGTTCAGCATCAGGTAGCGCAACAGGGTGAACTCGGTCGGGGAGAGGTCGATCTCCACGCCGGCTCGGCGCACCTCATGCGCATCCTCGTCCATCTCCAGATCGCCCACCCGCAGCAGTGCCTCCTCGGACATCGCGGCAGCGGTCTGGGCGCGGCGGAGCACCGCTCGGATCCGGGCGATCACCTCATCCAGGCTGAACGGCTTGGTCACATAGTCGTCCCCACCCACGGTCAGCCCGGCCACCTTGTCCCCGGTGTCATCCTTCGCCGTCAGGAACAGCACCGGCACGTGCGTGCCGGCCTCACGAAGACGCCGGGTGACGGTGAATCCGTCCAGATCCGGGAGCATCACGTCCAGCACGATCAGGTCGGGAGTGACCTTATTCGCCAGGCGGAGGGCCTCCTGGCCGTCCGCTGCCACGGTCACGTCGAACCCGGCGAAACGCAGAGACGCCGAGAGCAGCTCACGGATGTTCGGCTCGTCGTCCACCACGAGGAGCCGCGCCTCGGGGCTCGACGACGACGATGTCTGCATACTGGTCATGTCCCCAGTGTGCGCGCCCGGACTGAAAGTTTCCTGAGAAGTGGCTGCGAGCTCTATGGGTGAGCCCGCAGCCACCCGCTCAGTCGGCCACGTCGTAGAACGAAACCGACTCGAACTCGGCGACGGTGGCCGGTTGGCTGCCGCCCCCGGCGTACAGGCCGACCTGAGGTTCTGAACCGGCCGGCAGGGTCCAGGTTGCCCCCCAGCGCCAGTTCTCACCGTCGGTTGAGCTCGCGCTGCGGTAGCGGAGTTCGCCGGTGTCCGGGTCCGTGCTGTGGTGCAGGCGCAGCCACATGGTGGTCGCTGTGGGCCCACTCAGGTGCGCACCCCAGTCGAGCCGGCCGGCGGTGCTCATCTCCTTGCCGAACTCCACCTGGCGGGTCGAGTGCAGGGCGACGTCCCCCAGGCGCAGCAGGTTGTCGTCGTCGGCGTGCACGATCAGACCTGCCTGCTGGTAGTTGCGAATGGTGTTCTCACCGAGGTCGAGGGTGAGCTCGGTCTCCATGATCCAGTCGCCCTCCGGTGCCTCGCGCAGCAGCAGCGGGCCGGTGTTGCCGGCCCCCACCACGTCCGTGCTGGTCAGCGGCCAGTGCAGGGCACCATCGTCGATGGTGACGTCCTCCTGCTCGCGGACCCAGCTCCATCCCGGCGCCAGCGTGCCCTCGAACTCCTCGGTGAACAGCGCCGCACCCGGCTGCGGGGTGGCGACCGCCTCGGTGACCGGCTGATGGACCTGCGCCACGCTGAGGTTGTCGATCTGGACCGGTCCTTCGGTAGCCGTGACCGCCAGGTGCCGCCGTGGCATCGCTGCGGGGGTCGCCAACCGGACCTCTGCCAACGGATCACCCAGGCGGCTCTCCTCCAGGCGTGCGTGCAGGACTCCGTCGCGGGACTCGACGATCAACGCCGTGAATGCCTCCGGGTCGAAGGTCTCCGGCAGGTCCGTGACCGCGTCGGCCGAGTCTCGTGGGCTGCCCTGCCAGACGCGCAACTCGTTCGCGTCGGCGTCCACCTCGACACCGAGGCTGTGCGGCCCGGCCCGCCTCCACTCCACGGTGAGGCTTCCGGTGCCGTCGGGGAAACGGACGTCGGCCTCGATCCGTGATTCCCGGGGGAGCGGTCGGCGGGACTCGACCCGGGCGGGATCGGCCGTGGGTTCCAGCAGACCCACGGCACCGGCGTCATTGAGCTCCTCCGGGACCGAGCGCCAGCTGCCGGAGACGGTGCGCAGCGAGGTGCTGCTCGCCGGATCGTCCATCGTGATGCCGAAACCGGATCCGGTGGTGGGGCCGGTCAGGGTCCCCTCGGTGGGACCGGCCCCGGCGGCGGCGAGCGGCCATCCGTCGATCCAGTCCAGGCGGTCGATGAAGGTGGGTCGCTCGTTGATGCCTCCGGGCGCATCCAGCCATGCGTCGTCGCGTTCGATGCCGTGGTACAGGATCCAGTCCTGGCCGGTGGTGTCGCTGAAGAAGGCGTGGTGGCCCACGCCGATGACGGAGTTGCCGTTCTGCGCGAGCACTTGGGTGCCGCCCACCCGGGAATCGGCCATGGAGACGCCCTCATGGTCGACGAACGGCCCCCACGGTGTATTCGAGCGCCCGGCGTAGACGCTGTACCCGGTCACCGGACCGGCACAGCAGTTGGCCGAGGATGCGGTGAGGTAGTAATACCCGTCCCGCTTGACGACGAAGGCGCCCTCGTACCGGTCCGCGACCGTCACCTGGACGGGGTCGCCGACGGCGCGTAGCCCGGTCTCATCGACCTCGGCCACCCAGATGCCACCGTGGTAGCCACCGAAGTAGAGGTATCGCCGGCCGTCGTCATCGGTCAGCAGCGCCGGATCGATCGTGTTGAAGTAGCCCCCGTTGCCGTCCGGCCGGGGGTCAACCACGGCTTCGTCGGTGGCCGTCCAGGGGCCATGGGGGGTGGGCGCCGTGGCAGCCCCGATGGCGTAGTTCCATTGCCCGGGATCGGCCACGGTGTCTGTCGCGGTGTAGTACATGACGTACTGGCCATCGACGTACCGGATGTCCGGCGCCCAGAACAGCGACGACTCCGTTGCCCATGTGGGGCGGCTCTCCTCGTCGAACACCTCACCGAGGTACTCCCACTCGCTGAAGTCCTGCGTGCGGGCGATGTGCATGAGACCGAAATCGCTGGGTGCCTCGGTCAATGGGTCGCTGGTCGCATAGAGGTACCAGTAACCGTCCTTCCCGCGAATCACTGCCGGATCGGCGTACGTATCGGAGAAGGGGTCGGAGATCGGGTTGTGCACCTCCACTGACTGCGCGGAGCCGGAGCTCTGCGCCGGCCCGGGCGCTGCGGCGGTCGGAGCCGTGGCCCCGAGAGTCAGCGCGCCGATGCAGGCGAGCGTTGCACCGATGGCAGGTCTGCTTCGCATGGGTCTCCCTTGTCCGGCCGCTGCTGGCGACCTCCTCGACGGCGTCATGCACTCGGTCGAGACAACCCGCCGGGCGTGCGGAGTCGGGGCGGGCGAACCACGTTGTACCCGCGGTGACCACTGCAGCAGACGGCGATGTTGCCTTCGTGGATCCGATTTACAACGGATAACCTACTGATGTCGGCAGGCCCTGGCAACTACCGTGCAAGTGTCGCCGCCGAGCACGTGCTACCCAGCGAAGGGGCCCGAAACTCGGGGTTGATCCGCACAATGGGTCGAATGTTCGGCCCCTGGGCGGCCGGTGAAGCCCAGCCGGTGAAGCCCGAGTTGGTGAAGCCCGAGTTGGTGAAGCCCGAGTTGGTGAAGCCCGAGTTGGTGAACCCGGAGTCCCGGGCCCGTGAGCGGGCGGACCGGCGGCTACAGGTAGTGCGCTGGGTCGAAGGACTCCAACGGGATGATCCGCACGCGCGGCAACGGCACGGTGAAGGCATGGATGTCGTCTTCGAGGTCCACCATCTCCAGCCCGCGCTCGGTCAGTTCGGAGAACTGGTGGTTCACGAACTCCCGGAAGGCAATCAGCCCCACCCGGCGCGAGCCGTCGAGCAGACCCTCCATCTGTGGGAGGAAGTCGCCATCATGGCTGGCCAGCAGCACGTCCCCAGGGCGGTTCCGCAGCTCGGCAAGGGTGCGCTGGATACCGATGTCCACCACCTTCTCGCTGGCGTCCCCGGCCAGCGGGATCGGGTGGTAGCCCATCGCGAGGAGCGCCTGCACGAAACTCATCGGCATCTGCCCCGAGCTCGCGTTCAGGAAGAACAGCGCCGTCACCGGACTTCCCCAGCGGGTGCGGGCGTGCTCGGTGATGCGATCCCAGCGCGGTCGCTCCTCCGGGTTCGGCCGGCGGCCCAATACGCTCATCCCGAGGGTGGCGTCGATGTTCTCGCCATCCACCAGCAAGTAGGTGCGGGGGCCCTCGGGGGTCTGCGACATGGGCCCACCTTAGAGGTTCAACAGAGCGGGACGGTGGATCGAGGGCGAGAGATGGTCCAATACGCGGGCCCGGACCACACGTGTGGTCCGGGCCCGTTACCGCCTGCGGTCGAGGTCAGCCGCCGATCTGGCCTGCAGACCCACCGGACTTCAGCGCGGCGAGGCGGGCGTCCACCTCGAGCGCGTCACCAGAGGTCTCCAGCTCCTCGAACTGAGAGTCCAGCGAGCTGGCGGCGATCTCCGCCCGCCCGGCCACCAGGGCTTCCTGACGGCGGACCTGCTCCTCGTACCGGGAGAGCTCGCTGGTGGGGTCGAGCACGTTGATCGAGGAGACAGCCTCGTGCACCTTGGTCTGCGCCTCGGCGGACTTGGCGCGTGCGGCGAGCTGGTCGCGCTTGACCTTCAGCTCACCCAGCTTGTCCTTCATGATGGCGAGGCCGTTCTTCAGCTTCTCCACCACGTCGTTCTGGGAGGCGAGGATCGGCTCGGCCTCCTTGACCTCACGCTCGAAGCCGACCTGCTTGGTCAGCGCCACCTTGGCGAGGTTGTCGTACCGGTCGGCACCGGCGGTGTCTCCGGCCTGGCGCAGCTCGTCCGCCTTGCGGGAGGCGGCCAGTGCCTTGCTGCCCCACTCGCGCACGGAGGCAACGTCGTCGTTGTAGTCCTGTTCGGCCAGGCGCAGGTTTCCGATCGTCTGCGCGACCGCCTGCTCTGCCTCAGCGATGTTGTTCGTGTAGTCGCGGACGAGCTGATCCAGCATCTTCTGCGGATCCTCGGCGCGGTCGATCAGCGAGTTGATGTTCGCCCGCGTGAGCTGGGCGATACGGCCGAGAATGGTCTGCTTCTCCGTCATTGGACTGGTCGTCCCTTCGGTTGGTCACTGCAATCTGATGGATAGTGGTCAAAGTGCGTGTGCTCGTCTGAATGCTCCGGTGACTGTGTCAGAACCGGCCGCCACCTCCTCGGCGTCCGCCGCCGCCACCGAAGCCTCCGCCGAAGCTCCGCCCGCCGCGTGATCCGCTCCCCCCGAAGCCGCCGCCGAACCCGCCGCCGAAGCCTCCGCCGCCACCCATGGTCCCCCCGAGGATCCCGCCGAGGATGAGGGATCCGATATCAATTCCGGAGGTGCCGCGATGGCCGTACTCGCTCCCGCCGTAGCCGAATCCAGCGCCCCCGTGGCCGCCCATCTGGGCGGACTCCCACCGGCGTACATCGGCATGTGCCTGGTCGCGCGCTTGCGAAGCAGCCGCCCAGGCCTGGTTGAGGTGTGCGATCGCCTGCTGCGGTGCCGATGTCTGCGCCGAACGCGCCTGGGCGAGTAACCCCGTGGCATCGGCCAGGCGGGTGCGTGCCTGAGCCCCGACGGCGCCCCGGTGAGTGGCGATGTAGGCGTTCACCGAGCGCACCAGATCCTCGGTCCGCTGCAGGCCCGTCGGGAGCTTCGCCGTGGCACGCTGGTGCACCTCGGCCTGCTCCCGATGCGGGGCCAGGGCCTCGTCGAGCGCATCCTCGGCACCACTGATCTCGGCGAGCGCGGCGATCGGGTCACCGGTCTCGCGGGCTTCCTCGGCCTGCGCGATGGCGGCGTTCGCCCGGGGCAGCACACCCTGCACTTTCGCATCACCGGCGGCGAGCCGGTCGGCGTCCACCAGATCGGCGCGGATCGAGGCCAATGCGGGGTTCAACTGGGCGCGGGCCTCGGCCAACTGGATGCTGCCCTGGTGTACCGACTCGACCAGTGCGACCGCCTGGCCGAGAGCATCTTCGGCGGTGCGCGCGTAGGCAACAGCACCGGCCCGGTCTTCCTCCGCGAGCCGGGCGCGGCCCGCCTGCACCGCCTCCTTGGCGGCGGCCAGCAGATGGCGCGCCTGCTCCGGTGCCTTGGCCACGGACTCCAGCGCCGTCGCCGGGTAGGTCGCGCGGAGCTGACTTAGCGCGTGCTCGGCCGGGGGGAGGGTGTCGCTGATCTCCTGAGCGCGCTGCTCGATCTCGTCCAAGGATTGCGGCGCCCGCTCCTGCATATTGCGCAGCCGCTCGAACGCCTCAGCCTGCTCATCGAGCGAGGCGTCCGCCGCCTCACACAGAGCGATGATCCGGGTGAACCCCGCGCGGCGCTCGGACTCGTTCGTGCCGGCGGAGCGTTCCATGCTGTTCTGTACGCCGAACGCCTCAGCGAGCTGCTCCTTCGCCTCGTTCACCGTGGTGCGGAACTGCTGGATGGCCTGCAGACCGAACTGGGCCTCGGCGAAAGAGAGCTCTTCTTCGGAACTGCGCACGGAGTCGTCCAGGGCCACCAGGGCGGAACCGGCCCGTTGGCCGAGCTCCTCGAGGGAAAGACCAGCCAGTTGCTCCTCGAGGGAGCCCGGCGGTGGGGGAGGAGTAGCACCACTGCCCGTTCGCACCTGCTGCCCCGCCCCGACGGACGCACGCCGGCGGGAACGCGCCACGGAGCGCACCACGACGATCGCGATGATCACCACGATGCCCACTACGAGCAGCACCCAGATGATCGAACCGGAGCCGCCGGTCGCTTCCTCGCGCATTTCATCCGCAGCCGTGACTCCCGCGCCGGTCCAGTCGTCCGCGGCGAGGTAATCCTCCATCGCGCTCTCAACCGACTGCAACTGGGAGTCGCTGAGCGGGAAGGCCTCCGCCACCGACCAGGCGTACGCGCGGTCGGTCACCGCCACCGCGAAGAGTGCGTCGTTCACGCCCAGGTCGGAGAGTTCAGCGGTTTCGTCCGCCCAGTCCGCGGTGTCCATCCCGTCGAAGGAGTCGATGAACACCACGAACAGGTCCAGGTCGGTCTCCTCAGCGAGCCGCGTGGTGGCATCCTCGATCTCGGCCGCGCCCCCGGAGAGGACGCCCTCACTCGTGCGGTCCTCCACGTGACCTTCCACACGGAACGGCTCCTCGGCCAAGGCGGGGGACGCCGTCAGGGTGGTGCTGAGGCCAAGGGCGGCCAGCAGCCCGAGGCAAGCGAGCAGGCGCGGGAGCATGCGGTTCACTCCATGATCTTCGCTGTTCGTCGGCGGCGATGCAACGAACGCGCGTGGGGAGGAGTCACCGTGCGCATGTGAGGCGGCGATGTGAGCCAGCACACGCATGGATTTCCGGCAGTCCAGGTTGCGGGGCTATCTTGCACGCCGTGACCGAGACCTCTTCCTTCATCGCATCCGACGGCCCGCAGGTGAGCGTGGTGCAGCATCAGGATTCTGTGCCGCCGGGGCTCCTTGGAGACTCACTTGCAGGCCTGCCGGTGCAGATCGTGCGCCCGGACCTCGGGGACGACCTTCCGGAGGTCGCGGACCTGGATGCGCTGATCGTGCTCGGTGGCACGATGGCCTCCATCGATGACCAGGAGCACCCATGGCTGGCGCGCGTGCGTGATCTGCTGGCCAGCGCCGTCGAACAGGACGTGCCGACCCTGGGCATCTGCCTCGGCGCCCAGCTTCTTGCGCTCGCCGGTGGCGGGCAGGTGCAGGTCGCTGCCCCGAGCGGGCCGGAGCGGGGGGTGATCGAGGTGCGGATGCGCCCCGATGCGGCGAAGGATCCGGTGCTCGGGCCGGTGATGGACGCTCTGGGCCGGGATATCCCGGTGCCGGCGATGCACAGCGATGCCGTGACCGTGCTGCCGAAGAGCGCCACCTGGCTGGCATCCTCGCTGCAGTACCCGTTCCAGGCGTTCCGGCTGCGCAGTGCTCTTGGCCTGCAGTTCCATCCCGAGGCGAGCGAGGACATCATGCGGCAGTGGGCCGTGGGTGAGGGTCTCGACGCGGATGAGCTCACGGCGGGGTATGCCCAGCATGGTGAGGGGCTCGCGGTGCTCGTCAGGGAGCTCGGCTCGGCCTTCGCCGCACAGGTGCGCCAGCGCGTGACCGTCTGACGGCGCCTGTCTAGGTCGCGGCGAGGTGCTTCGCGAACGCACCCCGGGAGCCGTCAGCGCATGGTCTGGTCGAGAAACTCCCACACGTGCGCCTGCAGATCAGTGCCGAACGCATGCGGTTCGTCCACGAACACCCCGCGATAGGCCTGCGCCGCTCCGGCTCGCTCGTAGCGTGCGGCGATCGTCTGCTGCGCGGCACGCATCCCGTCGAGAGGAAACAGGGCGTCCTGCTCGCCGTAGCCCACGAAGAGCGGCCGAGGGGCCGCGGCGGCTGCGATATCGGGCCAGTCGGCCACACGACCGATGCCCGGGTTCATCATCATCCAGGTGTGGCTGTGCACGTAGCCATCGAGTGCCTGCTCGAGCGTGGTCATCATGCACAGCACGGCGGCGGCGCGGACCTGATCACTGAGTGCGGTGGCCAGTGCGGCGCGCGCACCGCCGCCGGAAAGCCCGAGCACGGCCACCCCGCCCGACTGCACGTCCGCACGCCGCGTGAGGAGATCGACGGCGATCAGGTCCTCCCGGGCGACCATTCCTCCCCAGGAGGTGCCCAGTACGCCGAGCAGCTTGGCCACGGCGTCCTCATGGGTGCCAGCGTGCGCGTCGTAGACCTCACTCTCGGTCAGCCTGCGACCGGCCCGCTCAGCCTCGGCGAGCTGCAACTGGGTGACGGCGGTGCTCCGGCTGGGCATCGCCGTCACCGGGATTCGCCTGCTGCCCCAACCGAAGGCATCCGGGGCGAGGACTGTGTAGCCGCGGCGGGCCAGCTCATTCGCCACCGCGACCGACCCGTAGCCTCCCGCTCGGATCTGCCGGACCCTCTCGTGCGGCGGCTTCGGCCCGTCCGCCACCTTCTCCTTGCCGTAGTACTTCACCCCGCCGTGGCAGTGCATCATCACAGCCGCGGGCAGCGGACCCGCCTCGCCGGCCGGTCGTAACAGCCAGCCGCGCGAGGGGGCGCCCACTGCGACATCCCACTCCAGCTCGGTGCCCGCCACCCCGTCCCGCTCCCAGCTACCCAGCTCGGTCACCTGTGGCTGCCCGGGCTCAATCCAGACTCCGAGCGTGTCGATCAGGCGGCGCCGGATCTCCTGCCCAGTGGGTGCATCGGAGCCGAACAGCGGCCCACGGGAGCGGGCCAGATCCAGCAGGCCGGGAACGCCGGCGAGGTCGGCGGGTGGGGTGATTGACGTCATCGAAGTCCTCCCATGGGCACTGCAGCCTAGACCCTCTGGGTTGACCGCAGGGGCAACGGCACCGAGGGGGTCAACGTGAGCGGGGATCCTTGAGGGATGACATCGCGTCCATCAGCGTGGTGTGGATGTAGGCCAGCGCGGGTGTGGTGAACGACTCCCACGATTGGTCATCGGTGGCGTCTGCTGAGGTGGTGCCCTCCCATCCCGCGCCGTCGTGTTCCTCACCAGTCGCTGAGGGGTCAGCCTCGGTCCAGGCGGACGCTGCCGGGTCGTGCTTGTAGACCCACCACAGATGACCGAAGGGGTCCGCGAACCGAGAGAGCACGTCGCCCCAGAAGTCGGTGGGTTCGGTGACGATTCGGGCCCCGTGCTTCGCAGCGCGCTCCAATGTGGCTGCTGGGTCCTCCACATAGACGCGCACGAACGCCGGGGTGTATGGCCAGTCAGGCTTGCGGTCGGCGATGGTGATGGTCGAGTTGCCGATCACCAGTTCGGAGTGCAGCACGAGCCCGTCCGCGTCCGTGGTCCGGGCGTCTGGGACCTCCGTGGCATCGAAGACGTCGACGAGAAAGCGGGCAAGGTCACCCGCGTTGTCGGTCATGATGAACGGGTCGACCGTGGCGGAGCCGGCGGGGGTGGGAGGAGCGGTGGGGGTCTCGGACATGTCGTCTTTCCTTCCAATGGGTTGCGATGCGTCACCACCATCTCCCCTCTTGTGGCCACTCGATGTCCGCAAGCTCGCGTAGCGTCAGTGCATGTCCTCCACCAGTGCCCGGGCTCTCGATCTCCTCGGGCTGCTGCAGGTCCGGCGCCATTGGCCGGGCCACGAGCTGGCGCGGCGGCTCGGAGTCAGCCAGCGCACCCTCCGCCGCGATGTGCATACCCTGCAGGAGATCGGCTATCCGATCACCACGAGCCCAGGGACCGGCGGGGGGTACCAGCTCGGTGCGGGCACCTCCCTGCCACCATTGGTCCTGAGCGAAGATGAGGCCGCCGCAACGGTGATGGGCCTGCAGGAGATCGCGACGGGCGCGCACCCCGCTTCCGCGGACGCGGCCGTCAGTGCCATGGCCAAGATCGTGCAGGTCCTTCCCGTGCGCATCCGCGGCCGGATCGATAGCCTGCGCGCCGTCGCGCTTCCCGCGGGCCTTGCAGCCTCGCGAGCTGCCATCAGCGATGTCACCGCGCTGACGACGGTGGCGCTCGCCTGCCGCGACAGCGAGACCGTCTCCTTCTCCTACACCTCCAGCGAACACGTCTCCACCCAGCGCGAGGCCCAGCCGCACCGCATCGTCAACGTCGAGAGCCGCCTGTATCTCGTGGCCTGGGACCTTGGGCGTGCCGACTGGCGCACCTTCAGGATCGACCGCATCGCAACGCCGTGCCGCACTGGCGACCGGTTCGCCCCTCGTCGCCTGCCTGATGACGATCCGGTGGTCTACGTACGCGCACAGATCGGATCTGTGCCCGCCCGGTATCGCGTCCGCGCGACCGTGTTCGGCGCAGCCGCGAGGGTGCAGGCAGAGATTGCGCACTACGGGAGCGTTGAGCCCATCGATGATCACTCGTGCCGGGTCAGTATCGCCGCCGAGTCCTTGGATTGGGCCGCCTTCTGCCTGGCAGCGTCGGGCGCACCGTTCGTGGTCCACGGCCCATCAGAAGCCGTCGAGCACATGAAGGAATGGGGGCGCAGGCTCACCGCTGCCACCGACGGGCTCGCAAGCGCGCCCTCCAGCCATTCGCGCGGAGCGACCGGGCATCCTGCACCGTAGCGTGGTCGAGGACGCTCCCGTCCGCGGAGACCGGCCGTGACGGATCAGGGCATGGCGCGGAACCGATCGGCGTGTTCCTGGGCCCACAGGGCGAAGGTTCGGGCGGGGCGTCCGGTGACATCCTCGACCGTCGGTAGCACGACGCCACTGGAATCGGGCGGGTTCGTTGCCAACTGGATTCCGAACTCCACGTAGTCGGCGTCGTACCCATAGCCGCGCAACCGTTCGCGCTCCTGAGCTTCGGTGAGGGGGACGAACGTGAGGTCGGTGCCGGTCGCCTCGGCGAGGACCCGGACGCGTTCCTGTGGCGTGAGTGCCTCTGGTCCGGT
Protein-coding sequences here:
- a CDS encoding TPM domain-containing protein, with the protein product MLPRLLACLGLLAALGLSTTLTASPALAEEPFRVEGHVEDRTSEGVLSGGAAEIEDATTRLAEETDLDLFVVFIDSFDGMDTADWADETAELSDLGVNDALFAVAVTDRAYAWSVAEAFPLSDSQLQSVESAMEDYLAADDWTGAGVTAADEMREEATGGSGSIIWVLLVVGIVVIIAIVVVRSVARSRRRASVGAGQQVRTGSGATPPPPPGSLEEQLAGLSLEELGQRAGSALVALDDSVRSSEEELSFAEAQFGLQAIQQFRTTVNEAKEQLAEAFGVQNSMERSAGTNESERRAGFTRIIALCEAADASLDEQAEAFERLRNMQERAPQSLDEIEQRAQEISDTLPPAEHALSQLRATYPATALESVAKAPEQARHLLAAAKEAVQAGRARLAEEDRAGAVAYARTAEDALGQAVALVESVHQGSIQLAEARAQLNPALASIRADLVDADRLAAGDAKVQGVLPRANAAIAQAEEARETGDPIAALAEISGAEDALDEALAPHREQAEVHQRATAKLPTGLQRTEDLVRSVNAYIATHRGAVGAQARTRLADATGLLAQARSAQTSAPQQAIAHLNQAWAAASQARDQAHADVRRWESAQMGGHGGAGFGYGGSEYGHRGTSGIDIGSLILGGILGGTMGGGGGFGGGFGGGFGGSGSRGGRSFGGGFGGGGGRRGGGGRF
- a CDS encoding type 1 glutamine amidotransferase; this translates as MTETSSFIASDGPQVSVVQHQDSVPPGLLGDSLAGLPVQIVRPDLGDDLPEVADLDALIVLGGTMASIDDQEHPWLARVRDLLASAVEQDVPTLGICLGAQLLALAGGGQVQVAAPSGPERGVIEVRMRPDAAKDPVLGPVMDALGRDIPVPAMHSDAVTVLPKSATWLASSLQYPFQAFRLRSALGLQFHPEASEDIMRQWAVGEGLDADELTAGYAQHGEGLAVLVRELGSAFAAQVRQRVTV
- a CDS encoding dienelactone hydrolase family protein, which produces MTSITPPADLAGVPGLLDLARSRGPLFGSDAPTGQEIRRRLIDTLGVWIEPGQPQVTELGSWERDGVAGTELEWDVAVGAPSRGWLLRPAGEAGPLPAAVMMHCHGGVKYYGKEKVADGPKPPHERVRQIRAGGYGSVAVANELARRGYTVLAPDAFGWGSRRIPVTAMPSRSTAVTQLQLAEAERAGRRLTESEVYDAHAGTHEDAVAKLLGVLGTSWGGMVAREDLIAVDLLTRRADVQSGGVAVLGLSGGGARAALATALSDQVRAAAVLCMMTTLEQALDGYVHSHTWMMMNPGIGRVADWPDIAAAAAPRPLFVGYGEQDALFPLDGMRAAQQTIAARYERAGAAQAYRGVFVDEPHAFGTDLQAHVWEFLDQTMR
- a CDS encoding VOC family protein; translated protein: MSETPTAPPTPAGSATVDPFIMTDNAGDLARFLVDVFDATEVPDARTTDADGLVLHSELVIGNSTITIADRKPDWPYTPAFVRVYVEDPAATLERAAKHGARIVTEPTDFWGDVLSRFADPFGHLWWVYKHDPAASAWTEADPSATGEEHDGAGWEGTTSADATDDQSWESFTTPALAYIHTTLMDAMSSLKDPRSR
- a CDS encoding helix-turn-helix transcriptional regulator — protein: MSSTSARALDLLGLLQVRRHWPGHELARRLGVSQRTLRRDVHTLQEIGYPITTSPGTGGGYQLGAGTSLPPLVLSEDEAAATVMGLQEIATGAHPASADAAVSAMAKIVQVLPVRIRGRIDSLRAVALPAGLAASRAAISDVTALTTVALACRDSETVSFSYTSSEHVSTQREAQPHRIVNVESRLYLVAWDLGRADWRTFRIDRIATPCRTGDRFAPRRLPDDDPVVYVRAQIGSVPARYRVRATVFGAAARVQAEIAHYGSVEPIDDHSCRVSIAAESLDWAAFCLAASGAPFVVHGPSEAVEHMKEWGRRLTAATDGLASAPSSHSRGATGHPAP